A window of the Hevea brasiliensis isolate MT/VB/25A 57/8 chromosome 6, ASM3005281v1, whole genome shotgun sequence genome harbors these coding sequences:
- the LOC110666663 gene encoding aspartyl protease family protein At5g10770, whose amino-acid sequence MAIRSFLYYFLVFLFWHLNELSVYGAREVINHPNASPSPVSKCSASPHGFAGGSQSLRVTYKGGHCSPLGNSSQILILDQSRVDSINYLNSKTYVTSDLKATHLDSSIKGSPLDAGVFFVQVGFGTPQQNFDLLLDTGSDVTWVQSKPCSTCKKIFNPSASSTFSNHSCIIPSGESNYIIKYRDHSYSKGYYGCDTITMSRTQVYPNFRFGCGQNPNKKFSGASGVLGLTSDGDAMKRFGKIFCYCLPTKEPSYGYLHFERDAQSKCKTDKSIRLLAKTYYYVNLIGISVAQMRLEISSSFPSNPSTIIDSGTIITRLPSSIYTQLRSAFNKSMSQYPPAKAVEPLDTCYNLKGNRNPTIPQVVLHFENSNDIRLDTDTVLYKGDIDTVFCLAFAAKEKQSDLNIIGSHQQRKLNILYDLQNGKLGFGMGNCNH is encoded by the exons ATGGCTATTAGaagttttctttattattttcttgtatttttattttggCATTTGAATGAATTAAGTGTTTATGGAGCGAGAGAGGTGATAAATCATCCCAATGCTTCTCCATCGCCTGTTTCCAAGTGCTCTGCTTCCCCTCATG GATTTGCAGGTGGATCTCAGAGCTTAAGGGTAACCTACAAGGGTGGTCACTGCTCACCCCTTGGGAATTCTAGCCAAATTCTCATCCTAGACCAATCCAGAGTCGACTCTATCAATTACCTTAACTCGAAGACTTATGTCACATCTGATCTTAAGGCAACACACCTGGATTCCTCCATTAAAGGCAGCCCATTAGATGCTGGCGTTTTCTTTGTTCAAGTTGGTTTTGGCACCCCACAGCAAAACTTCGACTTGTTGCTTGACACTGGAAGTGATGTTACCTGGGTACAAAGCAAGCCATGTTCAACGTGCAAAAAGATCTTCAATCCTTCTGCCTCTTCTACCTTTTCCAATCACTCTTGCATAATTCCTTCTGGAGAATCtaattacataataaaatatcGAGACCATTCTTATTCTAAGGGATACTATGGCTGTGACACCATTACCATGTCTCGCACTCAAGTGTACCCTAACTTTCGTTTTGGTTGTGGCCAAAATCCCAACAAAAAATTCAGTGGTGCATCTGGGGTTTTAGGTCTGACCTCAGATGGTGATGCAATGAAAAGGTTTGGGAAAATCTTTTGTTACTGCCTGCCAACCAAAGAACCCTCTTATGGTTATCTTCACTTTGAACGAGACGCACAGAGCAAATGCAAAACTGACAAGTCTATACGTCTTTTGGCGAAAACATACTATTATGTCAATCTTATTGGTATAAGTGTAGCCCAGATGAGATTGGAGATTTCTTCAAGCTTTCCTTCAAATCCAAGCACTATAATAGACTCCGGAACTATCATCACTCGGCTTCCTTCATCGATTTATACTCAGCTTCGCTCTGCGTTTAATAAATCCATGTCCCAATACCCTCCAGCAAAAGCAGTTGAACCTTTGGACACATGCTACAACCTTAAGGGAAACAGAAACCCAACAATACCCCAGGTGGTATTGCATTTTGAAAATTCAAATGACATAAGATTGGACACAGACACAGTTCTTTATAAAGGTGATATAGATACTGTTTTTTGCTTGGCATTTGCTGCAAAGGAAAAGCAAAGTGACCTCAATATTATCGGCAGTCATCAACAAAGAAAGCTGAACATTTTGTATGATCTCCAAAATGGAAAATTAGGATTTGGGATGGGTAATTGTAACCATTAA